A single genomic interval of Panulirus ornatus isolate Po-2019 chromosome 37, ASM3632096v1, whole genome shotgun sequence harbors:
- the LOC139760543 gene encoding uncharacterized protein, whose translation MKLIGVLAGVWACMIVLYDRVDASPCCGVGAAAVGALAFTGGVLAAKHHHRHHHNGGCSSCGCGGCGGSCGWCGGSYGKRRRRSLTTFLEDAEIQQAYNKIAVEDKDQCGLRLVCELAQKDPRDLAEDEIQILLPYRGAGESDGTNYGDYDEAAWHGQEGHSCPENYPLCAFTANQVMDEYRKYVKNNETFPLQ comes from the exons ATGAAGCTTATTGGCGTGCTGGCAGGCGTGTGGGCATGTATGATCGTCTTGTACGATAGGGTGGATGCATCaccgtgttgtggtgtgggtgctgctgctgtgggcgCTCTGGCTTTCACAGGG GGAGTGCTAGCAGCAAAGCATCACCACCGGCATCACCACAATGGTGGATGCTCCTCTTGCGGCTGCGGTGGTTGCGGCGGTTCATGCGGCTGGTGCGGTGGAAGCTACGGCAAGAGACGTCGCAGGAGTCTCACCACATTTTTAGAAGACGCGGAAATCCAACAAGCTTACAACAAG ATCGCGGTCGAGGACAAGGACCAGTGCGGGCTGAGGCTCGTGTGTGAACTGGCCCAAAAAGACCCCCGAGATCTGGCTGAAGACGAGATTCAGATCCTGTTGCCCTACCG CGGTGCTGGGGAGAGCGACGGCACCAACTACGGTGACTACGACGAGGCAGCGTGGCACGGCCAGGAGGGACACAGCTGCCCTGAAAACTACCCGCTCTGTGCTTTCACTGCCAACCAGGTCATGGACGAGTACCGCAAATACGTCAAGAACAACGAAACCTTCCCACTGCAGTAA